The Natronoarchaeum mannanilyticum genome includes the window AGCGCGATCGCCAGCAGCGGCGGGACGAGCGATACCGCGCCGAACTCGGTGGCCATAGGCTACACTACCCTCTCCGGAGAGTAAAGTTCTCACCGAACCGAGCGCGAGAACGTAAATTCAACGCGAGAATTCAAACAATTCGGAATAAATCGGTGCGTCCGGCGTTCCCGGAGTCCGCCGATCCCCTCACAGTCGCTCGTCGAGCGTCGCCGCGGTCTTCCGACCGACGCCGTCGACCGACGCCAGTTCGTCGGGCGACGCCGAGCGGACGCCGTCGACGCTACCGAACCGGCGCAGGAGGCGCTTCCTGGTCTCGGGACCGATCCCCGGCACGTCGTCGAGCGCCGTCGAGACGTCGTCCCGCACGGTCTGGTGGTACTGCACCGCGAACCGATGCGCCTCGTCGCGGACGCGCTGGAGCAGGTGGAGCTGGGGCGCGTCGTCGGGCCAGTCGTAGGTCCGATCGGGCGTGATCACGAGCTCCTCGTCTTTCGCGAGCGCGACGGCGGGGACGTCCCAGCCGACTTCGTCGAGGGCGTCCCGGGCCGCCGAGAGCTGGCCCTCGCCGCCGTCGATCAGCAGGAGATCCGGATCGGGTCGGTCGCCCCGGCCTTCGACCGCCCGACGAGCGCGCCACTCGATCAGGGTTCGCATGTTGCCGTAGTCGTCGTTTCGCTCGTCGAGCTTCTTCCGGCGGTAGTCGGCGCTCTCGCGCGTCCCGTCGACGAAGGTGACGTCGCTGCCGACGACCGCCTTGCCCTGGGCGTGGCTCACGTCGAACCCCTCGATCCGGTCGGCGGCGTCGAGGTCCAGCGCGCTTTCCAGCGCGCCGACCTCGTCGCGGCGCCCGCCCGAGCGTCGGGCGTTCTTCAGCGCGAGTTCGACCAGCTTGGCCTCGCGCCCGGCGCCCGGCACGCGGACCGCGACGCCCTCGGCGTCGAGCCACGCTTCCAGCTCCTCGTCGTCGGGATGCTCGGGCAGGAGCAGGGCGTCTGGCAGCGTGCGCTCGGCGTAGTACTGCGGGACGAACGCGGCGAGCACGCGGGGGATCTGGTCGGGACCGCTCTCGGGTGCCGCGACGGTGTGCCGTTCCCGATCGACGAGTTGGCCGCCCTCGCTGTGGAGTCGCGCGACGGTGGCCTCCTCGCCCTCGACGGCGACGCCGAGCACGTCGACCGCGCGCTCGCCCCGATCATCCTCGCTGCTGACCGCGGCGCCGCCCTCGCCGTGGAAGCGCTCGACGGTTTCGAGGCGATCGCGGAGGTTCGCGGCGCGTTCGAACTCCCGGTCCTGCGACGCTTGCTCCATCGCGCTGCGGAGCGGCGTCGCGAGCACGCCCGTCTCGCCCTCGAAGAATCGGCGGACCGACTCGACGTCTTCGGCGTACGCCTCCTCGGAGATCTCGCCGGTACAGGGCGCGGTACAGAGTCCGACCTCGTAGTCCAGGCAGGGCCGGTCGCGCCCGGAGTACTTGTGGTCCGAGCAGCCCCGCACGCCGTAGGTCTCCCGGAGCGCCTTGACGACGGTCTCGACCTCGCCGCGGTTCGTGTAGGGGCCGTACACCGTCGCCGCCTCGTCGGGATCGCGCGTGATCTCGATCCGCGGGACGGCGTGATCGGTCAGCTGGACCAGCGGGTAGGACTTGTCGTCCTTCAGCCGGACGTTGTACCGCGGCTGGTGGCGCTTGATCATGTTCGCCTCCAGCAACAGCGCCTGCGTCTCGGTGTCGGTCACCGCGACGTCGATCGTCCGCGCGCGGTCGACCATCCGCGCGATCCGGCGGCTCCGCGGGTCGGCGTACGACCGCACGCGCGACCGGAGGTCGACCGCCTTCCCGACGTACAGCACCTGGTCGCCGTCGAGGAACTGGTAGACGCCCGGCTCGGCAGGCAGATCGGCTGCGCGCTCGCGGACCGCGTCGGCGTCCATCGGCGCGCGCTAGGCGGGCGGGAGGTTTGAGGGCTACGCCTGCGGGCGACGCCGCCGGAGCAGCGGCTCTGCGACCGAACGGGTATAGCGAACAGGTGGCAGCTTCAGGTTGCGACGCGGCGCGCCACGCGCCCGCCTCGGCCGGCGTCGCATCGAGCGGTCAGGGCACGGGGCGTCTGGTCGCGCCATCACTCATAAACGCACGGTGGGACGGGCGAGCGAACGTCGGTCGAGACCAACCGTTTACGGCCCCTGCGGCTCAACTCCACCCGTGCGCGACTTCCACCTCCACTCGAACTACTCCGACGGCGCCTTTCTCCCGGCGATGGTCGACGCCGCCGCCGCGGCGGGGCTGGAGGGGATCGGCCTGGCCGACCACTGCGTCGTCACGGAGCGCGAGGCGGCGCGAGACGAGCGCGCCCGCTACGGATTCACGCTCGACCAGACGTACGAGCGGCGGCGGCGGGCGATCGATCAGGCCCGCGAGGAGGCGGACGTCGAGATCTACGACGCCGTCGAAATGAACTACGAACCGCGCGACGAGGATCGGATCGAGGAGTTTCTGACCGACGCCGAGTTTCAGTATTCGATCGGGAGCGTCCACGCCGTCGACGGCCGATCGGTTCAGTCGGCCTCTGCGTTCGCCGACCTGAGCGAGGCGAAACTGGACCGCGTCGTCGACCGGTACTACGAGAACCTCGTCGCTCTCGTCGACTCCGAGCTGTTCGACGTCGCCGCCCACCTCGATCTACCCGAGCGGACGCCGCCGCTGCGCGGGCGAGCGACCGAGGACCACTACCGTCGGGTCGCGGCGGCGCTGGCCGACTCCCGTACCGTCCCCGAGATCAACGCCGGGCGGGCGCTGCGCGAGGCGTCGATCGTCCACCCGAGCGAGCCGTTTCTTGACGCCCTGCGCGAGCGCGGCGTCGGCGTCACGGTCGGCACCGACGCCCACCGACCGAACGAGATCGGCGACCGGGCGGCGTTTCTGGAAACCTATCTCGATGATCGGGACATCGACCCGGTGGCACCGCCGGGGCTGGAGCGGTGAGACCGGACGAACGTCGCCCCGGTGCGGTCAGTCAGCGTGCTCGGCGTCGGGAAGGTCCCCGTCTCGCGACGCGGCGTCGACGCTCGCGCGGTCGGCGCCCTCGTCGGCTCGCGGGAGCTGTAGCGTGATCGTCGACTCCGATTCGTCGGTCTCGAAGGTGACGTCGCCGCCGAGCGTGGAGACGCCCCACTTGACGAACCACAGTCCCATCCCGCTGCCGTGGTTGAGCGCGGTCTCCTGGCCGTCCTCCACGACGGCGATCTCGTGGTCGGGGATCGCCGCGCCCAGCATCCGGACCTCGACGTGCGAGAACTCCGAAGACGGGTGGCCGCTCGTCCGAATCTCGAACGTCGGCGCCTCGTCGGCGTACTCGAGGCAGCTTTCGAGGAGGTTCCGGAGGACGATCCTGAGGAGCCGCTCGTCGCTTTCCAGCGCGAGCGACCGCGGGACGTCGACGTCGATCGAGTGCCGATCGAGCGACGGTTCGGTCGCGAGCTCCTCGATCAGGTCGCTGAGCACGACGGTTTCGCGATCCGACTGGCGCTCGTTGGCCACCGCCTGCTCGAACCGGCGTGCCTTCGTCCCCAGCTCCATCAGCTCGGTCGTCGTCTCCTCGGCGGTCTCCAGCGTCGACTCGATCCCCTCGTCGTCGATCCGCTCGGCCGCCAGCTCCAGGTAGCCGTGGACGACGTTCAGGTCGTTGCGCAGGTTGTGCCGGAGCGTCCGGTTGAGCACCTGCAGGCGCTGTTCGCGCTGGCGCTCGACGGTGATGTCCTGCAGGACGAGCGTGTAGCCGACGCGCGTCCCCGCCGAGTCCCGGAGCGGCGAGGTCGACACCGCGTACTCGCGGCGGCGGCCGTCGCTACGGATCGTGACGGCCTGGTCCGTGCCGTCGAGATCGATCGAGCGGCCGATCAGGTCGGCGACGGGCGCGCCGACAGCGTCGGCGTCGTCCGAGTCGAACAGCGATTCGGCGGCGGCGTTGAGCCGGACGACCAGCCCGCCCTCGTCGAGCACGACGATCGGGTTGTCGATGTCGTCGATCGCGGTGCGCTCGGCGGCCCGCCGCGTCGCGGGCCGGGAGTCGAACATGTTGTTGCCGACGAAGGCGTACGCGTCCAGCGCGACGTGGGGCAGGAACGCCACCGCCATCGCGTTGAACTGCGGGACGGGGCCGAGCCCGAACAGCCAGACGAATCCGGCGATCCCCGGCGGGACGGCGCTCAGCGCGACCGCGGCCGCCTCGCGGCGGTACAGCGGGCCGTAGCTGAACACCGTCTCGAACAGGAGCAGCGTCGCCACCCCCGCCGACAGCGTCCCCATAGTGAAGGTGACGTACGCCAGCGGTTCGAGGGCGTACTCGGCGCCCGCGTGGCCGAACACCCGGACGACGTCGAAGTCGCTCCAGAGCAGTCCGAGCGCGGGATTGGCGGCGGCCAGCACCGTGATCAGTACCGGCACGCCCAGCAGGAGTCGGAACGGCGTCGAGCGGATCGTGCTCCCCCGACCGGTGTACGCCAGCGCGAACGCGAGAAACGGCACGCCCATCCAGGCGAGCGCGATCCAGGTGACGGTTCCGATCGCCTCGCGAACGAGCGGGTCGAACACCAGCAGTCCGACGCCGTAGGACGTCGAGAAGACGGTCACGGCGCTCATCGCGAGGATGAACCATCGCACGCCGGGCTGGCCGCGGTACCGGTAGAGGTAGCTGATCAGCGCCAGCGCGCCGCCGCCCGAGGCGAACGCTGCGAGCGTCAGCCACGGGAGCGACGACGAAACGACGTTCATTCGGTACTACCAGTACCTAGCGTTTATTCATAATAAGTTCCATTGCCGTTTCGGCCCGAACTGGGGTGAACACGGCGGTCGGCGAGTCAGGAGAGCTGCTCGCCGACGATATCGTCGGCCCGCTCGACGAACTCCGCCTCGGTTCCCGCGGGGACGGTCGCGCCCGCCGCCACGTCGTGGCCGCCGCCGTCGCCGCCGACGGCGCGCGAGGCCTCGCCCATCACTTGCGAGAGGTCCAGCCCCTTCCGGACCAGACTGTGGGTCCCCCGCGAGGAGACTTTCACTTCTTCCTCCGACTTCTCGGCGAACGCGACGATCGGCAGCCCGCGGTCGACGCCGTCGGCGCCGACGGCCATCCCCGCGACGATGCCGACGATCGTCTCGCGGATCCGATCCTCGGCGTGGAACCACTGGAGATTTTCTTCCCTGTTGACGCCTTCCTCCTCGACCCACTGAATCCCCTCCGAGAGGTTGCGCCGGTGGTCCCGGAGCAGCTGGCGCGCGCGTTCGAGCGCCGGCCCGCGGTCGCCGAGACAGACCGCCAGCCCCACGTCGGCCCGCTCGTACCTGGCGGTGGCGTTCAACAGGGTGGAGAACTCGCTGGCGTCGCGCAGTTCGGTGCCGACCGATTCGTCGGTCAGCGTGTAACTCGTCGCGGCGAGCCCCTCGATCTTGTCGGTCGGCACCCCCTTCTGGATCGCGTGCTGTATGAGCGCGTTGCTGACCTCGCTTTGCTCCTCTTCGTCCAAGTCGACCCAGCGGCGCCACTCGCCGTCGGACTTCAGGTCGAGATCGAGCTCGTCGAGGAAGCGCAGCGCGCCGCTCTCGTCGTTCGAGATCCCGGGGATGTTCACGTCGCTGGAGTACTCCAGCAGCTTGGGGAGCGGGCGGGTCTGCTTGCCGTACATCGCGAGGTCGGTCCCGGTCTCGAGGGCGTCCGCGGCGACGCCCTCCTCGACGATGCGCTCGTTTGCGCCGTGGAGCTCGCCGCCGCTGGCCTGCATGTCGCCGACGGCGCCGACGACCGCCAGCGCGGCCAGATCGCGGTTGTCGCCGCCCTCGGGTTCGAGCGCCCGCGCGAGGGCGTAGCTCGCGCCCGCCCCGGAGAGTTCGGAGGCGCCGTTGATGCCGAACAGCAGCGGGTTGAGGTGGAACTCGGTTTCGGGCGCTTCGGCGTCGGCGCCCTCGGCAGCCTCGCCGTCGGCGTCGTCCGCGGTCGCGGGCTGGTGGTGGTCCGCGATCACCGGCGTGAAATCGCCCGCGGCCTCGTGCTCGGCGATAATGTCGAGCTGGCCGCTACCGAAGTCCGTAAAGAGCGCCGTATCCGGCTCCAGTTCGGCGATACCGGCGATCTCCTCGGCGTCGAGCTGCTTGCTGAACACCGTCCGGAAGGGGATTCCGGCGCGCTCCAGGGCGCTGGCCGCGATCGCCGCGCTCGTCAGGCCGTCGGCGTCGATGTGGGAGGCCAGCACGACGCTGTCGGCGGATCGCAGGCGCTGGGCGCAGGCGTCGGCGCGCTCGGCGAGGTCCGGGATCGGCGCGTCCATCGGTCGCTACGAGGTTCGTCGGAATCCCGGATAAACCTGCGGAATCGGCTCGTCCGCGAGCCGAAACGTATCGCCCGGTCGCCGGGAGCGGTCCCGGAGACGGACCGACGCTCCGTCACTCGGTGTACGTCGGCGCCCCGTCCTCGATCGTCTCGCAGGCCAGCGCCTCGAAGTCGGCGCGTTCGGGCACGACGTCGACGTCGATCCCGAGCGACTCGGCTGTCTCGCGGGTCGGATCGCCGATGACGCCGACGGTCGCCGCCGCCAGCCCCTCGATCGCGGCCTCGCGGACACCCAGCTCCTCGGCGGCGTCGAGGAAGTGCTCGACGGTCAGCGAGGAGGTGAAGAGCGCGGCGTCGAGGTCGCCGTCGGCGGCCAGTTCGGCCGACTCGCCGGCTCCTTCCGGTCGGACGAGCCTGTAGAGGATCGTCTCGTGGACGTACGCGCCGGCCGCCGCTAAGCCGTCGGTCAGCACCGCGCTACCGTGGTCGCTCCGGGCGACCTCGACGCGGGCGCCGTCGACATCGTCTTCGAGGGCGTCGACGAGGCCCGACGAGGAGAACTCCTCGGGGACGACGTCGACGTCGTAGCCGGCCTCGCGGAGCACGTCGGCCGTTGGCTCGCCGATGGCGCAGACCGTCGCGTCGCCGGGGTCCCAGCGCTCGGCGCTATCCTCCGAGCGCAGTCCGGCCGCCAGTTCGACGCCGGTCTTGCTCGTCAGCACGACGAAGTCGGCGTCGGAGCGAGGCCGGGCGCCGGTCGGCTCGACCGCCAGCATCGGGTCGGGCACCGGCGTCGCGCCGAGCGACTCGATCAGCTCGACGGCGTCGGCGAGGCGTTCGTCGTCGGGGCGGAACGCCGCCACCGTCATCTCGCGGGGCACGGCTCACTCCCCCTCCGGCGCGCCGAAGACGTCCCGGTCGGGACGGTCGGCGGCGTCGGCGTCCGGCTCGTTGTCCAGAAACTCCAGCACGCGCTCGCGCGTCGCGGCGACCTCGCCGATCACGGTGATCGCGGGCGGCTCGATGCCGGCCTCGTCGCGCACGTCGACGATGGTGTCGAGGTCGCCCGTCGCGACGCGCTGGTCGGGCCAGGTCGCCCGCTCGACGAGCGCGACGGGCGTGTCGGCGTCCATCCCGGCCTCGCGCAGCGCGGCGGTGTAGTCGGGCAGTTTGCCGACGCCCATCAGCACGACGAGCGTGCCGCCGGTCGCCGCCAGAGCGTCCCAGTCGACCGCCGACTCCGCCTTGGTCGGGTCCTCGTGGCCGGTCACGAGCGTGACGCTGGAGGCGTGGTCGCGGTGGGTCGCGGGGATGCCCGCGACTGCGGCGCCGGCGATCGGCGAGGTGACGCCCGGCACGACCTCGACGGGGACCGACCGCTCGGCGAGGTGGACCAGCTCCTCGCCGCCGCGGCCGAACACGAACGGGTCGCCGCCCTTCAGCCGGACGACCGTGTTCCCTTCGCGCGCGAGTTCGACGAGCCGGTCGTTAGTGTACTCCTGGGAGGTGCGCCCGCCGCCGGCGCGCTTGCCGACGTCCTCCCGTTTCTCCTCTGGAATTAGGCCGATGATGTCCGGGCCCGGCAGCTTGTCGTGGAGCACGACGTCCGCCTCGTCGAGCAGCCGGCGGGCTTTCACGGTGAGCAGGTCCGGGTCGCCGGGACCGCTGCCGACCAGATAGACCTTGCCGTCGGCCGGTTCGGTGGCGGCGTCAGGATCCCGAGCGTTCATGCCGACTCCTCTCGCTTGGCTTCGGCCTCCTCGTCGTCGCGCCGGGCCTGCGCGATCAGCTCGTCGGCGCCCCGATCGGCGAGGTCGGCGGCGAACGACCGGGCCGCCGAGACGTGATCCTCGGCCGGCAGGTCGCGGCTCGCGGCGACCGACTCCGATCCGTCGCGGCTGAACACCTGCACGTCGACGTGGACGTACTCGCCCTGCAGCACGGCGTGGACGCCGATCGGGGCGACGCAGCCCCCGCCGAGTTCGGCGAGGATCGTCCGCTCGGCGGTCGTCTCGATGCGCGTGCGGGGATTGTCCAGAATCGTCGTGATCGCCTCGCCGGCCTCGTCGTCGAGGGTCGTCACCGCGAGCGCGCCCTGGCCCGGCGCCGGGACGAACCGCTCGGTCGGAAGCTGGCGGTAATCGACGCGGTGGGCCAGGCCGCTGCGATCGAGACCGGCCTCGGCGAGCACGATGGCGTCGTACTCGACGTCGGGCTCGCGTTCGAGCGCCCGGCGCTCGATCTCGTCGAGCTCCGAGAACCACGTCTCGACGTCGCGCTCGTACGGGTGCTCGTAGTCGTCGTTGTCGACGTTCTCTTTCTTTTCCTTCTCGGCGTCGGTGCGGGCCTCGTGTTCGGCCTGCAGGCCGGGGGCGAGCAGCTTCTCGATCCGGGTGTCGACGTTACCCCGGAGCGGCTCGACCGTCAGATCGGCATCGCTGTCGAGCAGTTGGGCCTGCCGGCGCAGGCTCGAGGTGCCGACCGTGGCGCCGTCGGGCAGCTCGTCGAGCGTCGCCCCGTCGGGCGTGACCAGGGCGTCGCCCGGCGCGGCCCGCTCGGGGACGCCGGCGACGATCAGCTCGTCGGGCTGTTCGGTCGGCATGTCCTTCATCGAGTGGACGGCGGCGTCGACCTCGCCCTCGATGACCTTCTCGTCGAGGCTCCGGACGAACGCGCCGGTCTTGCCGAGGCGGTGGATCAGCTCGTCCTGGATCTGATCCCCGGTCGTCTCCACCTCCACCAGTTCCACGTCGTAGCGGCGGTCCTCTAAGGCCGCCTTCACCGTCGCCGCCTGGCGGAGCGCCAGATCGGAACTCCGCGTCGCCAGGCGTATCGGGCCGCGAGTACTCATACGCGCCTCTCGGGGGGCCACGGTGAAAAGGACACTCTTTGGCCGAGCGCGCGGCGTCGGGGCGGTGCAGTCGATCGAGAGTCGGGGCGACGTTCGGGCGGCGCGCTACAGTCCGACCTGCTGAACCCGCCGGAACAGGTAGTAGCTCGCGACGACCGGCGCGTAGCCGGGGACGAACAGCCCCGCGGCGCCCAGCAGCACCCACGTCTCGCGGTCGGGGGACCAGTCGGTTCCCGCCGAGTCGGTGGGCAGGCTCCGGAGGTCCTGGTGGAGCGCCAGCGGCAGCGCGAGCGTCACGAGCAGCGCGGGCGTCCCCAGCACCAGGATCGTGACCTTCGGCGAGAGGAACACGCCCGCCGTCGGCAGCGGGCTGCCGAGCACGACCGAGAGAGTGAACATCGGCGCCAGCGCGAGCGTGAGCGTGTACACCACCGGGACGGCCGCGACGAGGTACCACCAGCGGCTCCCGGCGCTCGCCAGTTGCTCTTCCTCGGAGCCGATCGAAGACGCCTGCGAGGCGGTGGCGTCGGACACGTGTCGAGATGCGCGAAGTAGTTCTTAAGTATGCGGTGGTTACCCGGGTGAAGCCGTCCATGAGAACGAGCGTCGTCGAGTCGCCGGACGCCGAAATCGCTCGGCCGGGACTACATCTCCGGAAGAAGTAGCTGTTCGATCCCGAACGTCAGAGCCGCTCGGCCGACCGGGCCTGATCGGTCCGCTGGCGCGCCTGATCCAGGCGGCGGTCGGTCGCGCGTTCGCGGTCGTCGGGCAGGTCGCCGCGGGCTTCGGCGAGCCGCTCGGAAACGCGTTCGAGTCTGGCGACGACGGTTTCGAGCGACGCGTCGGCCCGTTTCCCCTCGCCCGACTCGGCTCGGGCGGCCGCGCGTTCGGCGGCGTCGGCGACGGCCTCGAGAGCGTTTGCGAGTCCCCGGACGGCGTTCTCCGATCCGGAGGCGTCGTCGGTGTCGTGGCCCGCCACGGAGTCCCGCGTCTCGGCGGCGACGTCGGCGACGTACGCGGCGAGCGATCCTTTCCCGGTGTCGGGTTCGTCGACCCGAACGCTCGCTTCCGACGCGGGAGTGACCCGGAAGGCGCCGATTTCGCCCTCGGCGTCCCGCACCTCGGTCGTGTAGGCGCCGTCCCGGTGGACGTACACCGAGTCGGGGCCCGAGAGGTCGGCGTCGTACAGCCGACCGGCGAAGTCGTCCTCGACGGCGAGGTCGGTCAGGTCGGCGTCCGTCCCGTCGGCGTCGACGGCCAGCCGCACCGAGTTTTCGCGGGCGACCAGCGGGATCTCGCCGTCGGCGCCCGCGACCGTGGGCTCGCCGCCCTCGTCGGCGACGGAGACGGGTTCGCTGTGGGGTTCGACGCCGGCGCCGTTGACCGTCAGGCGGTGGTCGCCGGCCGGCACGTCTCGAAGCATGGCGACGCCGCCGAACGTCGGGACGGCCTCGGGATCGCTTTCCAGCAGCGCGATCGTCTCGACGGGCGAGAACCGCGTGGTCAGCCCTTCGCCGTCGGGTGCGTCGTCCGACGCGACCGCCTCGGTGACTCCGGCGACGACGGTGTTGACCGTGGAGGGAGCGCCCACCGCGTCGTAGCGGTCGGCCAGCGCGGCGCGGTGGTTCGGCTCCGAGATGTCCGCGGCCGGGTTATCGTACCGGGACTGCTCCCAGGGCGCGCCGGTCGCTGTGATGTGACTGGCGAACGCGTCCTCGACGAACGAGGGCACGGCGAACTCGAAGCTCAACTGCGGGCCGTTGAACCCGGAGATGTGTTCGACGTCGCTCGCGGGGACGAGGTCGTACGCCACGTCCGGGTCGCCGTCCCGGTCGGCGTGTTCGAACACCAGCCCCGTCGCCCGGTCGGGGAGTTCCCGCGGCGGCGAGGAGAGCGCGTCCAGCGAGCGCACGGTCAGGTCCTCGGGGACGAGGTCCGTCCGCTCGACGTGGGGAAGCCGGTCGTGCTCGTACAGCGGCGCGCCGTCGAGTTCCGGCACGACGTAGGGGAGACGCCCGCCTTCGTCCCGCGGGAGGCCGTACGCCGCCGGAATCTCCGCGAGATCGCCGAGTCCCTCGATGGCGCTGTTGGTGATGTCGGCGAAGCTGGCGTCGCTCGAGAGCCGCTGGAACCGGTCCGCCTCGTCGTTGATCGACAGCGCGCTCGAATGGGAGCCCAGTTCCGAGAGGATCCGCGGGACGGTCCGCTCGGGGTCGAGGAACTCGTTGTTCGGCACCGACCGGGAGTGGGAGCTGGCGACGAACAGCTGCGGTTCGGCGGATTCGGGCCGGGTGCCGCCGTCGTCGGTACGGAACTCCGAGACGTCGACGAACGCGTGTAACACCTCCCAGTCGTGCCAGTGGAAGTTCGTCGTGAACTGGTCGAACGCCGAGTAAAACCAGAACTGAACCACCGCCAGCGGCGAGTCCTCGTAGGCCACGCCCCGGAAGAACACGGTCGGAGCGGGCGGCTCGCCCGACTCCTCGTACTGTCGGGTGTACTCGTCGAGGGCGTCGAACCCGTCGACGACCGTCTCGCCGTCGCGCTCGCGCTCGTAGGGGCGCGGGTCGGTCGGGAACCAGGGCTCGCGCTCGTCGAAGTACAGCGTCGGCGCGAACCGTTCGGCGAGCTCCCGAACCTCCTCGTCGGCGAGCGCTTCCGTGGCGGCGTCTTCGTCGGCCTCGAACAGCGAGCAGCCTGCCAGCGACGCCGTTCCGGCGCCCGCGAGCGCGCCGAGGACGGTTCGGCGGTCGACCGCCGCGGGATCGCCGTCAGTCACGGTACCAGCCGCCACAGACTGGTCGTTTCGCGGCGGTCTTGCGAGTCATAGTTGTCCTGTGGACGGGCGCCGAATATGCCTTCTGGCAGGCGAGTGCGAATCGAGCGCGCCTGGCGTCGAAGAGCAGCCGGCACCGAAGCGGGCGCTCCGGAACCGCGATGCCGAAGAGGACAATTCGGAACCGCGACGCCGAGCGATGCCGGGATTTCCGGTCCGGGCGGGGCTACAGCGCCTCCCGGTAGGCGTCGAGCGCCGTCTCGACGTCCTCCTCGGTGTGGGCGTAGCTGACGAACTGAGACTCGAACTGGTTCGGCGTCAGGAACACGCCCCGCTCCTTCATCGCGGGCCAGAACAACCGCTCCCAGCGCTCGGTGTCGCAGTCGGCGACGTCGGCGGCGTTCTTCGGGCAGTAGTCGTAGCGCGGGCAGTCCGGGCGCTGCTCGCAGCCGGCCTCGCAGTGGCCCTCGGTCGCGTCGGGACCCTCGCGCGTGAACATAACCTTGAACATGCTGTCCGTGCCGGCGACGGTGTACTGGGGCGCCTGGTCGTGAATGATCTCCGTCAGGTCCCGCCGAAGTTTCTCACCCAGCTCGTTCACGTGCTCGTACACGTCGTTCTCCGCAGCGTACTTGAGCGACTCGTAGCCCGCGGCCATCGTGACCGGGTGGCCCGAGAACGTGCCGGACTGGAACACGTCGCCCGAGGGCGTGAACTCCTCGATTATCTCGGCGGGGCCGCCGATCGCGCCGACCGGGAACCCGCCGCCGACGATCTTTCCGAACGTCGTCACGTCGGGGGTGACGCCGAACTTCCCCTGGGCGCACTGGAGGCCGCCGACGCGGAAGCCCGTGATGACCTCGTCGAAGATCAGCAAGGCCCCGCGGTCCTCGGTGACGTCGCGCAGGGTCTCGAGGTAGCCGTCTTCGGGCATCACGATGCCGGAGTTGCCCAGCAGCGGCTCGGTGAGCACGGCCGCGATGTCGTCGCCGTGGGCCTCGAACGCCTCGTGGATCGCGTCGAAGTCGTTGAACGGCACCGGCAGCGTGTGTTCCGCGAACTCCTCGGGAATGCCCGCCGTACTCGGCCCGTGGTCCTCGACGTCGCCCTCGACGAGCGTCGACTCCTGAGCGCCGTGGTAGCCGCCCTGCATGACGACGATCTTGTCCCGGCCCGTGTAGCCCCGCGCCAGCCGAACCGCCGAAACGGTCGCTTCCGTGCCGGAGTTGACGAAGCGCGTCATCTCGACGCTGGGGACGTGGCGGGCGACGAACTCCGCGAGGTCGACCTCGACCTCCGTCGGAGCGCCGTACATCGGCCCCTCGCTGACCGCCGACTGGACTGCGGCTTGCACCTGATCCGGCAGGTCGTGGCCGTACAGCAGCGGGCCGTAGCCGTTGACGAAGTCCAGGTAGCGGTTGCCGTCGGCGTCGACGACGTGGCCGCCGTCGCCCCGCTGGACGAAGAAGGGGTACGGACGGATCGCCCGCACGGAGGAGTTGACGCCGCCCGGAATCGCCGACAGCGCCCGGTCGTACAGGTCGCGAGAGCGGTCGTGGTTCATGCTCGCACGGTGGCGCTCGCGCGTAAAGTCAGTACCGAAGCCAGCGAGGAAGCGCGTCGAACGGCGGTCCGAAGCGACGCTATCGGTCGTCGAAAACTGCGAGAGAGGATGCGACGCGGCCGCGGGAGCCACCCGCGAGCCGGTCGCGAAAACGGCCAAACCGAAGCAGAGGCAACGGACCGAAGGCGTCGTGCCGGAACAGGCCGGCGCGCGGCGCCCCTACACTGCGTCGGGCCCTCTGTTACCGGTGCGGACCTGCAGC containing:
- a CDS encoding uroporphyrinogen-III synthase, coding for MTVAAFRPDDERLADAVELIESLGATPVPDPMLAVEPTGARPRSDADFVVLTSKTGVELAAGLRSEDSAERWDPGDATVCAIGEPTADVLREAGYDVDVVPEEFSSSGLVDALEDDVDGARVEVARSDHGSAVLTDGLAAAGAYVHETILYRLVRPEGAGESAELAADGDLDAALFTSSLTVEHFLDAAEELGVREAAIEGLAAATVGVIGDPTRETAESLGIDVDVVPERADFEALACETIEDGAPTYTE
- the cobA gene encoding uroporphyrinogen-III C-methyltransferase yields the protein MNARDPDAATEPADGKVYLVGSGPGDPDLLTVKARRLLDEADVVLHDKLPGPDIIGLIPEEKREDVGKRAGGGRTSQEYTNDRLVELAREGNTVVRLKGGDPFVFGRGGEELVHLAERSVPVEVVPGVTSPIAGAAVAGIPATHRDHASSVTLVTGHEDPTKAESAVDWDALAATGGTLVVLMGVGKLPDYTAALREAGMDADTPVALVERATWPDQRVATGDLDTIVDVRDEAGIEPPAITVIGEVAATRERVLEFLDNEPDADAADRPDRDVFGAPEGE
- the hemC gene encoding hydroxymethylbilane synthase, whose product is MSTRGPIRLATRSSDLALRQAATVKAALEDRRYDVELVEVETTGDQIQDELIHRLGKTGAFVRSLDEKVIEGEVDAAVHSMKDMPTEQPDELIVAGVPERAAPGDALVTPDGATLDELPDGATVGTSSLRRQAQLLDSDADLTVEPLRGNVDTRIEKLLAPGLQAEHEARTDAEKEKKENVDNDDYEHPYERDVETWFSELDEIERRALEREPDVEYDAIVLAEAGLDRSGLAHRVDYRQLPTERFVPAPGQGALAVTTLDDEAGEAITTILDNPRTRIETTAERTILAELGGGCVAPIGVHAVLQGEYVHVDVQVFSRDGSESVAASRDLPAEDHVSAARSFAADLADRGADELIAQARRDDEEAEAKREESA
- the hemL gene encoding glutamate-1-semialdehyde 2,1-aminomutase: MNHDRSRDLYDRALSAIPGGVNSSVRAIRPYPFFVQRGDGGHVVDADGNRYLDFVNGYGPLLYGHDLPDQVQAAVQSAVSEGPMYGAPTEVEVDLAEFVARHVPSVEMTRFVNSGTEATVSAVRLARGYTGRDKIVVMQGGYHGAQESTLVEGDVEDHGPSTAGIPEEFAEHTLPVPFNDFDAIHEAFEAHGDDIAAVLTEPLLGNSGIVMPEDGYLETLRDVTEDRGALLIFDEVITGFRVGGLQCAQGKFGVTPDVTTFGKIVGGGFPVGAIGGPAEIIEEFTPSGDVFQSGTFSGHPVTMAAGYESLKYAAENDVYEHVNELGEKLRRDLTEIIHDQAPQYTVAGTDSMFKVMFTREGPDATEGHCEAGCEQRPDCPRYDYCPKNAADVADCDTERWERLFWPAMKERGVFLTPNQFESQFVSYAHTEEDVETALDAYREAL